A single genomic interval of Dehalococcoidia bacterium harbors:
- the aroH gene encoding chorismate mutase, producing the protein MKPVVCRGIRGATTASANTREAILEATKELLQALVAANSLDTQDIATAIFTTTTDLNAEFPAVAARQMGWEMVPLLCAHEMQVPDGLPRCIRVLLLVNTTKGQEEIRHIYLREAVNLRRRGMDDAPAR; encoded by the coding sequence GTGAAGCCTGTGGTGTGCCGCGGCATTCGGGGCGCCACCACCGCCTCGGCCAACACCCGGGAGGCGATTCTGGAGGCGACTAAGGAACTGCTCCAGGCCCTGGTGGCGGCCAATAGTCTTGACACCCAAGATATCGCCACTGCTATATTTACTACAACAACTGACCTGAACGCCGAGTTCCCGGCGGTGGCGGCCCGGCAAATGGGGTGGGAGATGGTGCCCCTGCTGTGCGCCCACGAGATGCAGGTGCCCGACGGCTTGCCCCGCTGTATTCGCGTGCTCCTGTTGGTGAACACCACGAAAGGGCAAGAGGAGATACGCCATATCTACTTGCGGGAGGCGGTCAACCTGAGGCGACGAGGGATGGACGATGCTCCAGCGCGGTAA
- the aroF gene encoding 3-deoxy-7-phosphoheptulonate synthase, with the protein MIVVMQRDATEEDIQRVVAVIESKRDFRAHISRGVERTVIGIIGQIYPELKDELETLPGVMEVLRVSKPYKLASREFHPDDTVVRVGDVVIGTDEVVVMAGPCSVESEQQLLETAVAVKAAGARILRGGAFKPRTSPYSFQGLGVQGLRLLAKAREETGLAIITEVMTAEDVELVATYADILQIGARNVQNFKLLHAVGKVDKPVLLKRGFATTYEEWLLAAEYILAGGNKQVILCERGIRTFETYTRNTLDLAAVPAIKRLSHLPIIVDPSHGTGKWHMVTPMSLAAVAAGAHGLLIEVHPNPDQALSDGAQSLTPENFRKLMEGVRAVASAVGKKVAPASEAVKV; encoded by the coding sequence ATGATCGTGGTCATGCAGAGGGACGCGACCGAGGAGGATATCCAACGGGTCGTGGCCGTGATTGAAAGCAAGCGTGATTTCCGCGCCCATATTTCCCGGGGCGTGGAGCGCACGGTGATCGGCATCATCGGCCAAATTTACCCAGAACTGAAGGATGAACTGGAGACCTTGCCGGGTGTGATGGAGGTTCTGCGGGTTAGCAAGCCCTACAAACTGGCCAGTAGGGAGTTTCATCCCGATGATACGGTGGTCCGGGTGGGGGATGTGGTCATCGGCACCGATGAGGTGGTGGTGATGGCCGGCCCCTGCTCGGTGGAGAGCGAACAGCAGTTGCTGGAGACGGCGGTGGCGGTGAAGGCGGCAGGGGCGCGCATTCTGCGGGGGGGGGCGTTCAAGCCCCGCACTTCGCCCTACTCCTTCCAAGGGTTGGGGGTGCAGGGCCTGCGCCTGCTGGCCAAGGCCCGGGAGGAGACGGGTTTGGCCATCATCACTGAGGTGATGACCGCTGAGGATGTGGAGTTAGTGGCCACTTATGCGGATATCCTGCAGATCGGCGCCCGCAATGTGCAGAACTTCAAACTTCTGCACGCGGTGGGGAAGGTGGACAAGCCGGTGCTCCTGAAGCGAGGATTTGCCACTACCTATGAGGAGTGGCTCCTGGCGGCCGAGTATATCCTGGCAGGAGGCAATAAACAGGTCATTTTGTGCGAGCGGGGCATCCGCACCTTTGAGACCTACACGCGCAACACCTTGGATTTGGCTGCCGTGCCAGCCATCAAGCGCTTGAGCCACCTGCCCATCATCGTGGACCCCAGCCACGGCACGGGCAAATGGCATATGGTTACGCCCATGTCCTTGGCGGCAGTGGCGGCAGGGGCGCACGGGCTCCTCATAGAGGTGCACCCCAACCCCGATCAGGCCCTAAGCGACGGCGCCCAGTCACTGACGCCCGAGAACTTCCGCAAACTCATGGAGGGGGTGCGGGCTGTGGCGAGTGCGGTGGGGAAGAAGGTGGCCCCTGCCAGCGAGGCGGTGAAGGTCTAG